A single Gammaproteobacteria bacterium DNA region contains:
- a CDS encoding tRNA-(ms[2]io[6]A)-hydroxylase, producing MPSLLPILQFLKSETPTKWLEAAIQQQDVLLVDHALCEKKAASSAISLMHRYPKYGALIKKMSRLAREELKHYELVLAIIHRRGIHYENLPPSTYVKHMRGYVRSTEPEKLVDELIIGAIIEARSCERFSILIPHLDEELATFYASLLASESRHFEDYLMLAKTYTSEDITDRIALFTKKESEYIHAPDTVFRFHSGIVVLT from the coding sequence ATGCCTTCTCTACTCCCAATACTTCAATTCCTAAAGTCGGAGACACCTACGAAGTGGCTTGAAGCCGCAATTCAGCAACAGGACGTCTTATTGGTCGATCATGCGCTTTGTGAAAAAAAGGCAGCTTCTTCTGCGATAAGTTTAATGCACCGATATCCTAAATACGGTGCTTTAATCAAGAAAATGTCGAGATTGGCACGTGAAGAGCTTAAACATTATGAGTTAGTGTTAGCCATTATTCACCGCCGCGGCATTCATTATGAAAATTTACCGCCATCCACTTATGTTAAACATATGCGAGGCTACGTCCGTTCAACCGAACCCGAAAAGTTGGTCGACGAACTTATTATAGGGGCTATTATTGAAGCACGTTCTTGCGAAAGATTTTCAATTTTAATTCCGCACCTTGATGAAGAGCTGGCAACTTTCTACGCTTCATTATTAGCATCAGAAAGTCGGCACTTTGAAGATTATTTGATGCTAGCAAAGACTTATACTAGCGAAGATATTACTGACAGAATTGCTTTATTTACCAAGAAAGAGTCGGAGTATATCCATGCTCCTGATACTGTTTTTCGATTTCATAGCGGAATTGTGGTGTTGACTTAA
- a CDS encoding CvpA family protein, translating into MSTLFNLYDYIFFAFILFFACIGLARGFWVQLLSIFVWLGGIAFYYFENELIEHVILSKYMTPAVAHWFLLALVMLSCFFVNFLTRFILGSLFKINAFTFFNKVGGFILGVCGSSMVIFLIIYSINHSSLSNESVDWKKSYVVVKIAPLMESFKEHNDNKNAFSTPNTSIPKVGDTYEVA; encoded by the coding sequence ATGTCGACTCTTTTTAATCTTTATGACTATATATTTTTTGCATTTATTCTGTTTTTTGCGTGCATTGGTCTAGCGCGGGGATTCTGGGTGCAGCTTCTATCTATTTTTGTTTGGCTGGGAGGTATCGCATTTTATTATTTTGAAAATGAGTTGATTGAGCATGTTATTCTTTCTAAATATATGACTCCTGCTGTGGCACATTGGTTTTTGTTGGCTCTGGTTATGTTAAGTTGCTTTTTTGTGAACTTCCTCACTCGATTTATCTTAGGAAGTTTATTTAAAATTAATGCTTTTACCTTTTTTAATAAAGTCGGTGGATTTATTTTAGGGGTTTGCGGCAGTTCAATGGTGATTTTTTTGATTATTTATTCAATTAATCATTCCAGTTTAAGTAATGAATCTGTCGATTGGAAAAAATCTTACGTAGTGGTAAAAATTGCTCCACTGATGGAATCGTTTAAGGAACATAATGACAACAAAAATGCCTTCTCTACTCCCAATACTTCAATTCCTAAAGTCGGAGACACCTACGAAGTGGCTTGA
- a CDS encoding SPOR domain-containing protein gives MNKHRIVGFIVLAALVVIGAQFFLTYQKTNHSLQAYRSPPIAPLSAKLTSPNNAPSIQSAETVMEKNFDDAPDIVPAVPAWIVQIASLSNESAAQALLTQLKSLGFDAFIFPFVLQDKQSFRVCVGPFTEQSVAIAALSTIQERLKITGILKQYIPGDVKEANSQ, from the coding sequence ATGAATAAGCATAGAATAGTTGGGTTTATAGTTTTAGCTGCATTAGTGGTGATAGGGGCGCAGTTTTTTTTGACTTACCAAAAAACTAATCATTCTTTACAGGCTTATAGATCGCCACCGATTGCGCCACTGAGTGCAAAATTAACATCTCCAAATAATGCGCCATCGATTCAATCCGCAGAGACGGTTATGGAGAAAAATTTTGACGATGCTCCTGATATTGTGCCCGCTGTTCCTGCTTGGATCGTGCAAATAGCCAGTCTTAGCAATGAATCAGCTGCTCAAGCCTTGTTGACTCAACTTAAGTCTTTGGGTTTTGATGCCTTTATTTTCCCTTTCGTTTTGCAAGATAAGCAGAGCTTCCGAGTGTGCGTCGGACCATTTACTGAACAGTCAGTGGCAATTGCTGCGCTAAGTACTATTCAAGAAAGGTTGAAAATTACTGGGATTCTGAAACAATATATACCTGGGGATGTTAAGGAAGCGAATTCCCAATAA
- a CDS encoding peroxiredoxin, which produces MTLTVGDIAPSFCAMSDEEQLVTLAQYAGKRVVLYFYPKDNTPGCTTESCDFSSHISIFQQHGAAVLGVSKDSTKSHRSFKEKYKLPFLLLSDPEAKICEQYGAWSTKMSFGRTFLGIVRSTFVIDEKGIIRGAWYGVKVSGHVEEVLKCLGSW; this is translated from the coding sequence ATGACATTAACTGTTGGTGATATTGCACCCTCTTTTTGCGCGATGTCTGACGAAGAGCAATTAGTTACGTTGGCACAATATGCGGGAAAACGGGTTGTGTTATATTTCTACCCAAAAGATAATACTCCGGGCTGCACGACTGAATCATGTGATTTTTCTAGCCATATTAGTATTTTTCAACAACATGGCGCGGCAGTACTTGGGGTCTCGAAAGACAGCACAAAAAGCCATCGTTCTTTTAAAGAAAAATATAAACTGCCTTTTTTACTTTTATCTGATCCAGAGGCCAAAATATGCGAACAATATGGCGCTTGGAGCACTAAGATGAGTTTTGGCAGGACATTTCTCGGCATTGTGCGATCGACTTTTGTGATTGATGAAAAAGGAATTATTCGCGGTGCGTGGTACGGCGTTAAGGTTTCGGGGCATGTGGAAGAAGTGTTGAAGTGTTTGGGGTCTTGGTGA
- a CDS encoding acetyl-CoA carboxylase carboxyltransferase subunit beta — protein sequence MSWLKRLLPSKIRTESSASEKRGVPEGIWSRCSCCTAMLYAKELEKSLQVCPKCNHHMAISARNRLVSFLDQDSIVEIATTVVATDWLKFKDSKKYKDRLLAAQKKSGEQEAAVVMKGRLHGLPVVACAFDFDFIGGSMGSALGEKFVQGVNECLKSHSAFICFSASGGARMQEGLISLLQMAKTSASLTRLHQAGLPFISVLTNPTMGGVSASLAMLGDVIIAEPKALIGFAGPRVIEQTVREKLPEGFQTSEFLLAHGAIDMIVSRQDMRTAAARLIAKLMKQEAPLSMELLGI from the coding sequence ATGAGTTGGTTAAAGCGTTTGTTGCCATCTAAAATTAGAACAGAATCTTCAGCTTCTGAAAAAAGAGGGGTGCCTGAAGGTATTTGGTCGCGCTGTAGTTGTTGTACCGCTATGCTTTATGCGAAAGAATTAGAAAAATCATTGCAAGTTTGTCCAAAATGCAACCACCATATGGCAATTTCTGCTCGAAATCGACTCGTCAGTTTCTTGGATCAAGACAGTATCGTCGAAATTGCGACCACAGTTGTAGCGACAGATTGGTTAAAATTTAAAGACTCCAAGAAATATAAAGACCGCTTGCTTGCCGCACAAAAGAAATCAGGAGAGCAGGAGGCCGCTGTCGTAATGAAAGGGCGCCTGCACGGCCTTCCCGTGGTAGCTTGCGCATTTGATTTTGACTTTATTGGCGGGTCAATGGGGTCTGCTTTGGGAGAAAAATTCGTTCAGGGCGTTAATGAATGTTTGAAAAGCCATTCTGCCTTTATCTGTTTTTCTGCAAGCGGTGGCGCACGAATGCAAGAAGGATTAATATCTTTATTGCAAATGGCTAAGACCAGCGCCTCTTTAACACGTCTACATCAAGCAGGTCTGCCGTTTATTTCTGTATTAACCAATCCTACTATGGGCGGTGTATCTGCCAGCCTTGCTATGCTGGGAGACGTGATTATCGCAGAACCAAAAGCTTTGATTGGATTTGCCGGCCCCCGTGTTATTGAACAAACCGTAAGAGAAAAACTTCCAGAAGGTTTCCAAACTAGCGAGTTTTTATTGGCGCATGGAGCGATTGATATGATTGTTTCGCGACAGGATATGCGCACGGCAGCGGCAAGATTGATTGCTAAATTAATGAAGCAAGAAGCGCCATTGTCTATGGAATTGTTGGGGATTTAA
- the truA gene encoding tRNA pseudouridine(38-40) synthase TruA yields the protein MKIAMCVSYKGTNYCGWQAQEAHPSVQRTIEHALSQMANHQLIIHCAGRTDAGVHASKQVFHFETTTIRELFQWVQGTNFYLPKDVRILSATIVDEDFNARFSAIARIYHYVIYNQPIDSVFLRDLTTCCRHAINIDHMQKAAEALLGEHDFSAFRGSRCQSLSPVRTMHSIRIQRNGDFVYITFKANAFLHHMVRNIVGSLLEVGLAKKKPGWLEEVLFSKDRRYAGMTAPAEGLYLADVIYPSPYIFPQAPFPFSL from the coding sequence ATGAAAATTGCTATGTGTGTTTCGTATAAAGGGACTAATTATTGTGGTTGGCAAGCGCAAGAGGCCCATCCCAGCGTGCAACGGACTATTGAGCACGCGTTAAGTCAAATGGCGAATCATCAGCTGATTATTCACTGCGCAGGACGGACGGATGCTGGAGTACATGCCTCCAAACAAGTTTTTCATTTTGAAACGACTACAATACGAGAGCTTTTTCAGTGGGTGCAAGGGACGAACTTCTATTTACCGAAAGATGTACGTATTTTGAGCGCTACAATTGTAGATGAAGATTTTAATGCGCGCTTCTCAGCGATTGCGCGTATCTATCACTATGTTATTTATAATCAGCCGATTGACTCGGTGTTTTTAAGAGATTTAACCACATGCTGTCGCCACGCTATTAATATTGATCACATGCAAAAGGCTGCTGAAGCTTTGCTAGGTGAGCACGATTTTAGTGCGTTTAGAGGCAGTCGATGTCAGTCACTTTCGCCAGTCAGGACAATGCACTCCATTCGTATTCAGAGAAACGGAGATTTTGTTTATATTACTTTTAAGGCAAATGCTTTTTTACATCATATGGTTAGAAATATAGTAGGAAGTTTATTAGAAGTTGGCCTTGCTAAGAAAAAGCCAGGTTGGTTAGAAGAAGTTTTATTTTCAAAAGATAGACGGTATGCAGGAATGACGGCTCCTGCAGAGGGTTTATACTTAGCTGATGTCATTTATCCCTCTCCTTATATTTTTCCTCAGGCTCCGTTTCCGTTTAGCCTTTAA